One genomic region from Yersinia canariae encodes:
- a CDS encoding N-acetylmuramoyl-L-alanine amidase, with translation MRKLLSTGLLLLLAGCSSSHRDNPHQLIDRGEYKVDTSIPSIAQNARVRFLVLHYTATDDAQSLKILTQDGNVSAHYLVKTQPDSIDGKPVVLQLVPESQRAWHAGVSDWHGRSSLNDTSIGIEIVNRGFTEKMLGRQWYPYNESQIQLIERLTKDIVERYNIDPTDVVAHSDIAPQRKSDPGPLFPWKRLAEQGIGAWPDDATVTKYIDGRNKNHQASVAVIQQALARYGYKIPQTGELDDETRQVIKAFQMHFRAQDFSGVPDVETEAIALALVEKYRSVGP, from the coding sequence ATGAGGAAGTTATTAAGCACAGGGCTATTACTGCTGCTGGCCGGTTGTAGTAGTTCTCATCGTGATAATCCGCATCAATTGATTGACCGCGGTGAATATAAAGTGGATACCAGCATCCCTTCAATTGCTCAAAATGCGCGGGTGAGGTTTTTGGTTCTTCACTATACAGCAACAGATGATGCTCAATCGCTGAAGATACTGACTCAAGATGGCAATGTCAGCGCCCATTATCTGGTCAAAACGCAGCCTGATAGCATTGATGGCAAACCCGTGGTTTTGCAATTGGTTCCTGAGTCTCAGCGCGCCTGGCATGCCGGTGTCAGTGATTGGCATGGGCGCAGTAGCCTCAATGACACCTCGATAGGTATTGAAATCGTCAATAGGGGGTTCACTGAGAAGATGTTGGGCAGGCAGTGGTACCCTTACAACGAATCACAGATTCAATTGATTGAGCGGCTAACCAAGGACATTGTCGAGCGTTATAATATTGACCCGACAGATGTTGTTGCTCATAGCGATATTGCTCCCCAGCGAAAATCTGATCCCGGCCCCTTGTTCCCATGGAAACGTTTAGCTGAGCAGGGTATCGGTGCCTGGCCAGATGACGCGACAGTGACAAAATATATTGATGGCCGAAATAAAAATCATCAGGCTTCTGTTGCTGTCATCCAGCAGGCGTTGGCTCGCTATGGCTATAAGATCCCACAGACAGGTGAGCTAGATGATGAAACTCGCCAGGTCATTAAAGCATTTCAGATGCACTTCAGGGCGCAAGATTTCAGTGGTGTACCGGATGTAGAAACGGAAGCGATTGCGTTGGCATTAGTCGAAAAGTATCGGTCTGTTGGCCCTTAA
- the kdgR gene encoding DNA-binding transcriptional regulator KdgR — MAIADLDKQPDSVSSVLKVFGILQALGEEREIGITELSQRVMMPKSTVYRFLQTMKSLGYVAQEGESEKYSLTLKLFELGAKALQNVDLIRSADIQMRELSNETRETLHLGALDEDSIVYIHKIDSMYNLRMHSRIGRRNPLHSTAIGKVLLAWRDRGEVEEILSHIEFTRSTKHTLGSAAELLPVLDQVREQGFGEDIEEQEEGLRCIAVPVFDRFGVVIAGLSISYPTLRFSEDSKSDIVKSLHRAARNISEQMGYRDYPF, encoded by the coding sequence ATGGCTATTGCAGATTTAGATAAACAGCCCGACTCTGTTTCGTCGGTTCTGAAAGTTTTTGGCATCTTACAAGCATTGGGTGAAGAACGGGAAATTGGTATTACCGAACTTTCTCAGCGTGTAATGATGCCTAAGAGTACAGTGTACCGCTTCCTACAGACCATGAAGTCCTTGGGATATGTTGCCCAGGAAGGCGAATCAGAGAAATATTCCCTGACTCTGAAGTTATTTGAGTTAGGCGCTAAAGCATTACAAAACGTTGATTTGATCCGTAGTGCGGATATACAAATGCGTGAATTATCCAATGAAACTCGTGAAACTCTTCACTTGGGTGCTTTGGATGAAGACAGCATTGTTTATATCCATAAAATCGATTCTATGTATAACCTGCGGATGCATTCTCGCATTGGTCGTCGTAATCCACTGCACAGTACGGCAATTGGTAAAGTACTGCTGGCATGGCGTGACCGTGGTGAAGTCGAAGAAATCTTGTCTCATATCGAGTTTACTCGCAGCACCAAACATACTTTGGGCAGTGCCGCAGAACTGTTGCCGGTGTTGGACCAAGTCCGTGAGCAGGGCTTCGGCGAAGATATTGAAGAGCAAGAAGAAGGTTTACGTTGCATCGCAGTCCCTGTTTTCGACCGCTTCGGCGTCGTAATTGCCGGGTTAAGTATTTCATATCCGACATTGCGCTTTTCTGAAGACAGCAAGAGCGATATTGTGAAATCTTTACATCGCGCAGCACGCAATATTTCAGAGCAGATGGGCTATCGCGATTATCCTTTCTGA
- a CDS encoding L-cystine transporter codes for MNLPLVINVLLFVALLLLLAQTRHKQWSLSKKVLAGLGLGVLFGLGLQWVYGAENPVLKESITWFNIVGNGYVQLLQMIVMPLVFASILSAVAKLHNASSLGKISVLTIGTLLFTTLIAALVGVLVTTVFGLTADGLVQGTQESARLSAIESNYLGKVTDLTVPQLVLSFIPKNPFADLTGASPTSIISVVIFATFLGIASLQLLKDDVEKGQRVLVAIDTLQAWVMKLVRLVMKLTPYGVLALMTKVVAGSNIQDIIKLGSFVVASYLGLAIMFVVHGVLLSFTGINPLKFFRKVWPVLTFAFTSRSSAASIPLNVEAQTRRLGVPESIASFSASFGATIGQNGCAGLYPAMLAVMVAPTVGINPLDPIWIATLVGIVTISSAGVAGVGGGATFAALIVLPAMGLPVTLVALLISVEPLIDMGRTALNVSGSMTAGTITSQLMKQTDKEILNSDDDGDLAHQ; via the coding sequence ATGAACCTACCGCTTGTGATTAACGTGCTGTTATTTGTAGCACTGCTATTACTATTGGCACAAACCCGGCATAAACAATGGAGTCTGTCCAAGAAAGTTTTGGCCGGTCTGGGATTGGGTGTGCTATTTGGTCTGGGGCTGCAATGGGTCTATGGCGCAGAAAACCCAGTGCTAAAAGAGTCTATCACTTGGTTTAATATTGTCGGTAATGGCTATGTGCAATTATTACAGATGATTGTTATGCCATTGGTATTCGCCTCTATCTTGAGTGCGGTGGCCAAACTGCATAATGCATCTTCACTGGGTAAAATCAGTGTACTGACCATTGGCACATTGCTGTTCACGACATTAATCGCAGCATTGGTCGGTGTCCTGGTCACTACTGTGTTCGGTTTAACTGCCGATGGCCTGGTGCAAGGCACACAAGAATCCGCGCGTTTAAGTGCTATTGAAAGCAATTATCTCGGCAAAGTGACTGACTTGACAGTCCCTCAGTTGGTTCTGTCCTTTATCCCGAAAAATCCGTTTGCTGACTTGACGGGTGCCAGCCCAACCTCAATCATCAGCGTGGTTATCTTTGCAACATTCCTTGGTATAGCATCTTTGCAATTACTGAAAGATGATGTGGAAAAAGGCCAGCGGGTACTGGTGGCTATCGACACTCTGCAAGCCTGGGTAATGAAACTTGTGCGTCTGGTGATGAAACTGACACCATACGGCGTACTGGCATTGATGACCAAAGTGGTTGCGGGTTCTAATATTCAAGACATCATCAAGCTGGGCAGTTTTGTTGTCGCGTCTTATTTGGGTCTGGCCATTATGTTTGTGGTACACGGCGTGCTGTTGTCCTTCACCGGCATTAACCCACTGAAATTCTTCCGCAAAGTTTGGCCCGTACTGACGTTTGCATTTACCAGCCGCTCCAGTGCTGCCAGTATTCCACTGAATGTAGAAGCCCAAACTCGCCGCTTAGGTGTACCTGAATCTATCGCCAGCTTCTCAGCGTCTTTCGGGGCAACTATCGGCCAAAATGGTTGTGCAGGTCTTTATCCGGCCATGTTAGCCGTGATGGTCGCCCCAACCGTCGGCATTAACCCGCTAGATCCAATATGGATTGCCACACTGGTCGGCATTGTCACCATCAGTTCCGCCGGTGTAGCCGGTGTGGGTGGCGGTGCGACCTTTGCAGCGCTTATTGTATTACCCGCGATGGGCTTACCGGTCACATTGGTTGCTTTGCTCATCTCAGTTGAACCCTTGATTGACATGGGCCGTACCGCATTGAATGTGAGTGGTTCAATGACTGCGGGCACCATTACCAGTCAATTGATGAAACAAACAGATAAAGAGATTCTCAACAGTGATGATGATGGCGATTTAGCCCATCAATAA
- a CDS encoding metal-dependent hydrolase, translating to MTGEGHLIFSVACVIFAKKVGLTPELAHGDWWHIIPGALLTSLLPDIDHPKSILGQRLKWISAPIARAFGHRGFTHSLLAVIGGIALFQMDISRDWIIPADAFHAMIIGYFSHLLADMITPAGVPLLWPCRWRFCIPILRPQKGNQLERVLCVLLVCFSVYWQTDTTIPLLSYMEQLKNFRL from the coding sequence ATGACAGGGGAAGGACACCTTATTTTTTCTGTCGCCTGCGTTATTTTTGCCAAGAAAGTCGGCCTCACACCTGAACTGGCACATGGCGACTGGTGGCATATAATACCTGGCGCCCTGTTAACCTCCTTGCTGCCAGATATTGATCACCCAAAATCAATCCTTGGTCAGCGACTAAAGTGGATATCAGCCCCTATTGCTCGCGCATTTGGTCATCGCGGGTTTACTCATAGCCTGTTGGCCGTGATAGGTGGCATTGCCCTATTTCAAATGGATATTTCCCGCGATTGGATTATTCCTGCTGATGCATTCCACGCGATGATTATTGGCTATTTCAGCCATCTATTGGCCGATATGATTACGCCGGCCGGTGTCCCACTTCTATGGCCGTGCCGTTGGCGTTTTTGTATTCCAATACTACGCCCACAGAAAGGTAATCAGTTAGAACGCGTATTATGTGTTCTATTAGTTTGTTTTTCCGTCTATTGGCAAACTGACACCACCATTCCGCTGCTATCCTATATGGAGCAATTGAAGAATTTTAGATTGTGA